In Spirobacillus cienkowskii, a genomic segment contains:
- the menD gene encoding 2-succinyl-5-enolpyruvyl-6-hydroxy-3-cyclohexene-1-carboxylic-acid synthase has protein sequence MNREYSRKIILNLLQYGVQEFYICAGARDIPLIEAVCRIQAEQQIVFNHFEERSAAFYALGRIKLLQKPVAVITTSGTAVGELMPAVMEAYYSNLPLILITADRPKSYRGTGAPQAAEQKNIFGIYVDQCLDLSIGDDFNFSNILLTKPTHINVCFDIPLQSGIIEPIYLNQTLQNKEQVNIAAKDISAKQELLKTFILNSKNLMVIVSQLNENNYQGIIRFLYNLNVPIFIESIANIRECEDLEHLKIKCPYKLWINSNKSNFNIDVVLKIGGTPTHRVWRDIDEKHKEIKVISVSNYEFSGMPRAENICVNLKDFFSNFKTTSKDTKFSNKFLELDKQCFFKLRDLIYKYPLSEQAIYYHLSNNIKIGSRIYLGNSLPIRYWDLTATFQNKKFLINASRGLNGIDGQISTFLGFADESSSENWGFFGDLTAMYDLAGFWMLQHRPNLSLNIVIINNNGGKIFDRVLTGEPSKLCQNIHHLNFEYLAKFWGLDYELHTDARSIKNSFKKRLIEIIPHSIQTNCFIEELEN, from the coding sequence ATGAACAGAGAATATTCAAGAAAAATTATCCTGAATCTTCTCCAATATGGTGTCCAAGAGTTTTATATTTGTGCAGGCGCTAGGGACATTCCATTAATTGAAGCTGTGTGTCGTATTCAAGCCGAACAACAAATTGTTTTTAATCACTTTGAAGAACGGTCTGCAGCATTTTATGCTCTAGGACGAATAAAACTTTTGCAAAAGCCAGTTGCGGTTATTACAACATCGGGGACTGCTGTTGGTGAACTGATGCCAGCTGTGATGGAGGCTTATTACTCAAATTTGCCACTGATTTTGATTACGGCAGATAGACCTAAGTCATATCGAGGTACTGGTGCTCCTCAAGCTGCAGAGCAAAAAAATATTTTTGGTATCTATGTTGATCAATGTCTTGACCTGAGTATTGGTGATGATTTTAATTTCTCAAATATTCTTTTGACAAAACCAACCCATATTAATGTGTGCTTTGATATTCCATTACAAAGCGGAATCATTGAACCAATCTATTTAAATCAGACACTGCAAAATAAAGAACAAGTTAATATTGCAGCAAAAGATATATCTGCAAAACAAGAACTGTTAAAAACATTTATTTTAAATAGTAAAAATTTAATGGTTATTGTTTCGCAGCTCAATGAAAATAATTATCAAGGTATAATTCGTTTTTTATATAATTTAAACGTCCCTATTTTTATAGAGTCTATTGCAAATATTAGAGAGTGTGAAGATCTAGAGCATTTGAAAATAAAATGTCCTTATAAATTATGGATAAATTCAAATAAATCGAATTTTAACATCGACGTAGTTTTAAAAATTGGTGGCACTCCAACGCATCGTGTTTGGCGTGATATTGATGAAAAACATAAAGAGATTAAAGTTATTTCAGTATCTAATTATGAATTTTCAGGAATGCCAAGAGCAGAAAATATATGTGTTAATTTAAAAGATTTTTTTTCTAATTTTAAAACTACAAGTAAAGATACTAAATTTTCAAATAAATTTTTAGAACTTGATAAACAGTGTTTTTTTAAATTGAGAGATTTAATTTATAAATACCCATTATCTGAGCAAGCAATTTATTATCACTTATCAAATAATATAAAAATTGGATCAAGAATTTATTTAGGTAACAGCTTGCCTATACGATATTGGGATCTAACAGCAACGTTCCAAAATAAAAAATTTTTAATTAATGCTTCTCGAGGATTGAATGGAATTGATGGTCAAATTTCAACTTTTTTAGGCTTCGCCGATGAGAGTAGTTCAGAAAATTGGGGATTTTTTGGAGATTTGACCGCAATGTATGATTTGGCAGGGTTTTGGATGTTACAACACCGTCCGAACTTAAGTCTTAATATTGTGATTATAAATAATAATGGCGGTAAAATTTTTGATCGTGTTTTAACTGGTGAACCCTCAAAATTATGCCAAAACATTCATCATTTAAATTTTGAATATTTAGCAAAATTTTGGGGTCTTGATTACGAACTTCATACTGATGCCAGAAGTATTAAAAATTCTTTTAAAAAAAGATTAATAGAAATTATTCCACATTCTATACAAACAAATTGTTTTATTGAAGAACTCGAAAATTAA
- a CDS encoding APC family permease: protein MKLKRSIGLFGIICASLGGMVGSGWLFGSLYASQMAGPASIISWLIGGISIMFLALTFAELSAMFPISGGVAAYPIFTHGKLVGFILTWITWITYVVSISQEVQSTILYMGNRFPSLIQKVEGINVFTPFGYGVCFTTMLLLIALNSFGAKFLANANSFISVWKLLVPFIVVIIFLYTSHNFSNMGLSENSPSEFAPYGINGIFSAVALAGVVYSFCGFQHAALLAGESKRPQRDIPLALISSILICIALYCGLQYAFITALPTDALSNGWHHLSFVGDSGPLAGLAMSMGIIWLVTVLYIDAIISPLGTGVLYVASSARIVQTMSQSGNAPKFFARIAKSGIPMRAIFLNLAVSMLAFLPFSGWKAIVSFLSSALVFSFAVGPICLIALRKQQPERKRPFNLPFYKFISFLAFYVCNLMIYWSGWNVVWKLGVTVITGCVVFIVSNFLGKNSLDPEHVATKLDYKCAIWLVPYMGIFCILSYFSSFSGGTHLIPVGVDFVLIGAFSLFIFYLSLKLCLPKNESDKNTASLLAKKGSLS, encoded by the coding sequence ATGAAACTTAAACGAAGTATTGGTTTATTTGGCATAATTTGTGCCAGTCTTGGTGGTATGGTTGGCTCTGGCTGGTTATTTGGCTCGCTGTATGCTTCTCAAATGGCTGGACCTGCATCAATCATCTCTTGGTTAATTGGCGGAATTAGCATTATGTTTCTTGCGCTGACCTTTGCAGAGCTCAGTGCGATGTTTCCAATTTCAGGAGGTGTCGCAGCCTATCCTATATTCACTCACGGCAAGCTTGTAGGGTTTATTTTAACCTGGATAACATGGATTACATACGTAGTCTCCATTTCTCAAGAAGTTCAATCAACAATACTTTACATGGGTAACCGCTTTCCAAGTCTCATTCAAAAGGTAGAAGGTATTAATGTATTTACACCATTTGGATATGGGGTTTGTTTTACAACAATGCTTTTACTTATTGCACTCAATAGCTTTGGCGCAAAGTTTTTAGCAAACGCCAACAGTTTTATTAGTGTTTGGAAGCTTTTAGTGCCTTTTATCGTTGTCATTATTTTCTTATATACATCACATAACTTTTCTAATATGGGTCTTTCCGAAAACTCTCCGTCTGAATTTGCACCTTACGGTATAAACGGCATTTTTTCTGCAGTGGCTTTAGCAGGAGTGGTTTATTCTTTTTGCGGCTTCCAACATGCTGCGTTACTTGCGGGCGAATCAAAACGGCCACAACGCGACATCCCACTCGCTTTAATTTCTTCAATTTTAATTTGCATAGCCCTTTATTGTGGACTTCAGTATGCTTTTATTACCGCTCTTCCCACAGATGCTTTGAGTAACGGATGGCACCACCTTTCTTTTGTTGGAGACTCCGGCCCTCTTGCAGGTCTTGCTATGTCTATGGGTATTATTTGGTTGGTAACAGTCCTATATATTGACGCAATTATCTCTCCCCTTGGCACAGGAGTTCTTTATGTTGCATCCAGTGCCCGCATCGTACAAACAATGAGTCAATCTGGTAATGCTCCTAAATTCTTTGCAAGGATTGCAAAATCAGGAATTCCAATGCGAGCTATATTTTTAAACCTTGCTGTTTCGATGTTGGCTTTTTTGCCTTTTAGCGGTTGGAAAGCGATAGTTTCTTTTCTATCTTCAGCATTGGTATTTTCTTTTGCAGTTGGACCTATTTGCCTTATTGCACTTCGCAAGCAACAACCAGAAAGAAAACGTCCTTTTAATCTTCCATTTTATAAATTCATTTCATTTTTAGCTTTTTATGTTTGTAACTTGATGATTTATTGGTCGGGTTGGAATGTGGTTTGGAAACTTGGAGTTACAGTCATTACTGGTTGTGTAGTGTTTATTGTTTCAAACTTTTTAGGTAAAAACTCTTTAGATCCAGAACATGTTGCCACTAAACTCGACTACAAATGCGCGATATGGCTTGTTCCATATATGGGTATTTTCTGTATACTTTCTTACTTTAGTTCATTTTCTGGCGGAACCCACTTAATCCCAGTTGGTGTAGATTTTGTATTAATTGGTGCATTTAGTTTATTTATCTTCTATTTATCTTTAAAATTATGTTTACCTAAAAATGAATCTGATAAAAATACTGCATCGCTTTTAGCTAAAAAAGGATCATTAAGTTAA
- the serA gene encoding phosphoglycerate dehydrogenase — MEKSVKILITGKLHDIALQLLKNPPPELAVTEPLEVVYIPDAPKDVILKEIENTKVLISRSETDVDETLLRAGKKLSVVARAAVGYGNINCELATELGILVVNTPGKNTNSAAELTLGLLLALFRKIPSAHFSTQQGSWNRHAFTGLELGGKTIGIVGLGNVGHRVAKFAKGFDMRVIAYDPYISDDIFKRHHVERKNSLEELLSESNILTVHVPLNKETKNMIADAELKKLPKGSVVLNLARGGIILEKALLQNLNDGQISFAGIDTFENEPSPLPELISHPNVIVTPHIGASTQEAQFRIGETIAVQVLKSLRGEIVDYPVNLPHISIIGSGNLRKLSVLVEKTSHVAAQIFDFLPCSLKLKIAANVSQNDLQILKLSCIKGFLTHASDEFVSYVNAERILARRGLTIELELLTTSEHQNEILVEIDGSKTNEHISVGAVLYNGQHERLCSINDFLFEIEPDGDMIIMQNHDRPGVIGDVGSFLAKHEVNIAQFELSRNKRGGMAMSLIRIDGALNNNIIAGLKKLPNLISARLVSGL; from the coding sequence ATGGAAAAATCAGTAAAAATTCTTATCACCGGAAAACTCCACGATATTGCTCTACAGCTTCTGAAAAATCCGCCACCGGAGTTGGCTGTTACTGAACCACTTGAAGTTGTTTATATACCTGATGCTCCAAAGGACGTCATCCTCAAGGAAATTGAAAATACCAAAGTTCTTATTAGCCGCTCAGAAACAGATGTTGATGAAACTCTGTTGCGTGCTGGCAAGAAATTGAGCGTTGTCGCTAGAGCGGCTGTTGGCTATGGCAACATTAACTGTGAGTTAGCCACTGAGTTAGGTATACTTGTTGTTAATACACCAGGCAAAAACACAAACTCAGCCGCAGAGTTAACATTGGGCTTACTTTTAGCGCTATTTCGAAAAATACCCTCAGCTCACTTTAGCACCCAACAAGGAAGCTGGAATCGCCATGCTTTTACAGGATTAGAATTAGGCGGCAAAACAATTGGAATTGTGGGGTTAGGCAATGTCGGTCATCGGGTCGCAAAATTTGCAAAAGGGTTTGACATGCGTGTCATCGCCTATGATCCTTACATCTCTGACGATATTTTTAAACGTCATCATGTCGAGCGAAAAAATTCTTTAGAAGAACTTCTTAGCGAAAGCAACATTTTAACAGTTCATGTTCCTTTAAATAAGGAAACAAAAAATATGATTGCAGATGCTGAACTCAAAAAACTTCCTAAAGGGTCGGTTGTATTAAATCTTGCTCGCGGCGGCATTATTTTAGAAAAAGCATTATTACAAAATTTAAATGATGGGCAAATATCTTTTGCAGGTATTGATACTTTTGAAAACGAACCCTCTCCTTTACCAGAATTGATTTCGCATCCTAATGTTATTGTGACACCCCATATTGGAGCCAGCACCCAAGAAGCGCAATTTCGCATTGGCGAAACAATTGCAGTTCAGGTTTTAAAATCTTTACGAGGTGAAATTGTTGATTACCCTGTCAATTTACCGCATATTTCTATAATCGGGTCAGGCAATTTGCGAAAACTTTCTGTGCTTGTAGAAAAAACGAGCCATGTTGCAGCACAAATTTTTGATTTTCTGCCATGTTCATTAAAATTAAAAATTGCGGCAAATGTTTCACAAAACGATTTACAAATATTAAAACTTTCTTGTATTAAGGGATTTTTAACCCATGCGTCTGATGAATTTGTATCTTATGTAAATGCCGAACGAATTTTAGCACGACGTGGGCTTACAATTGAGTTAGAATTGCTGACAACCAGCGAACACCAAAATGAAATTTTGGTTGAAATTGATGGTAGCAAAACAAATGAACACATTTCTGTTGGAGCTGTTTTATACAATGGACAACATGAGAGATTGTGCTCAATCAATGATTTTCTATTTGAAATCGAGCCAGATGGCGACATGATCATTATGCAAAACCATGATAGACCAGGTGTCATAGGGGATGTTGGCAGTTTTCTTGCAAAACATGAGGTAAATATTGCACAATTTGAACTATCTCGAAACAAACGAGGAGGGATGGCAATGAGTTTAATTCGAATCGATGGTGCTTTAAATAATAATATTATTGCAGGACTCAAAAAGCTTCCTAATTTGATCTCAGCAAGACTCGTAAGCGGCTTGTAA
- a CDS encoding HDOD domain-containing protein yields the protein MVDLESGGQKEVKLPSMPEAVRECLSQMYSAEANIGKLSLMIQKDAGITSSVLKLANSSIYAMGHPTSDLNIAMTRIGLSALMQILIKYSIENAFLFEPIEFFDVKSFSKHSSWVSQIAVEIGKILNVEKLSDLLVAGLMHDVGLLVRAVLDRPLMQRLTEVCLAEKKDFNLVEKELKLGSHQIFGATILEKWQFPKEVVLLTKYHHTLENFRPKNFTIHQNKLINILMLSDTVAHRYGDAFQQYPRETRVNPQDLEILGIQSQDLANAIKQATQQLQFF from the coding sequence ATGGTTGATTTAGAAAGCGGTGGTCAAAAAGAAGTTAAATTGCCTTCTATGCCAGAAGCAGTGCGAGAATGTTTGTCTCAAATGTATAGTGCTGAAGCAAATATTGGAAAACTGTCTTTAATGATTCAAAAAGATGCAGGCATTACGTCAAGTGTGTTAAAATTAGCCAATTCTTCGATTTACGCAATGGGACATCCAACAAGTGATTTAAATATCGCCATGACTCGAATTGGATTGAGTGCATTAATGCAAATTTTAATTAAATATTCTATCGAGAATGCTTTTTTATTTGAGCCAATTGAATTTTTTGATGTCAAATCATTTTCTAAACATTCATCATGGGTTTCTCAAATTGCGGTTGAAATCGGTAAAATTTTAAATGTTGAGAAACTGTCTGATTTGTTAGTAGCCGGATTGATGCATGATGTGGGATTATTGGTTCGCGCAGTGTTAGATCGACCACTTATGCAAAGGTTAACAGAAGTCTGCTTAGCAGAAAAAAAAGATTTTAATCTGGTTGAAAAAGAATTAAAATTAGGTTCGCATCAGATATTTGGTGCAACAATACTTGAAAAATGGCAATTTCCAAAAGAAGTTGTTTTACTAACAAAATACCATCATACGCTCGAAAACTTTCGTCCTAAGAATTTTACAATACATCAAAACAAACTTATTAATATTTTAATGCTATCGGACACAGTGGCACATCGTTATGGTGATGCTTTTCAACAATATCCAAGAGAGACTCGAGTAAATCCACAAGATCTTGAAATTTTAGGAATTCAAAGTCAAGATCTGGCAAATGCGATTAAGCAAGCAACGCAACAATTACAATTTTTTTAA
- a CDS encoding zinc ribbon domain-containing protein → MNPSYEIIEQLYRLDIDSGLVTQDQRVAQKELSELAKKSRISEEIISKTRTDMSFHESELRRLYKKLDDLDERKAERSARLFAARNDDDHRSLKRELDNVEREIRDTQRKADDIENRIEQSKSLFHKAEAELSASASASEGERKKAQEAETNSAGRLNEINKIRDTYLSRLDDRIAQHYMRVSKITRSPNGPICRVIERACGNCRIGLSPQILNNIARGKSIEFCPNCSHVLLPNTAD, encoded by the coding sequence TTGAATCCAAGTTATGAAATTATTGAACAATTATATAGACTTGACATTGACTCTGGCTTGGTAACACAAGACCAACGCGTTGCACAAAAAGAATTGTCAGAACTCGCAAAAAAATCACGTATCAGCGAAGAAATTATCTCTAAAACTCGAACAGACATGTCTTTTCATGAGTCTGAACTCCGCCGCCTTTACAAAAAACTCGACGACCTCGATGAGCGCAAAGCAGAACGTTCTGCGAGACTTTTTGCGGCAAGAAATGACGACGATCACCGTAGCCTTAAAAGAGAGCTCGACAATGTAGAGCGTGAAATTCGTGACACTCAAAGAAAAGCTGACGACATTGAAAATCGTATCGAACAATCAAAATCTTTGTTCCATAAAGCTGAAGCAGAGCTGTCAGCTTCTGCCAGCGCTTCTGAAGGTGAACGTAAAAAAGCTCAAGAAGCAGAAACAAACTCTGCTGGAAGACTTAATGAAATCAATAAAATTCGTGATACATACCTATCTCGCTTAGACGATCGCATCGCACAGCACTACATGAGAGTTTCTAAAATCACGAGAAGCCCCAATGGACCTATTTGTCGTGTTATCGAACGCGCATGCGGCAATTGCCGTATTGGGCTTTCACCACAAATTTTAAACAATATCGCACGCGGCAAATCTATAGAGTTTTGTCCAAATTGTTCTCACGTTTTACTGCCAAACACAGCTGATTGA
- a CDS encoding ABC transporter transmembrane domain-containing protein produces MKSNKKFLATENRNVGKIGFSLFYKYLKSMQGYKFFIPIIFILIVFSSITDSGFRYIVSLWIDNCANSNCLNYLEIEHSLWNYLHYSSNEKIIFFFFLFCLIAIILKALHWMIFIGFLSNGARVLHDQMVESFSNVRVTFIDENPTGRLIHRFSGDYNQAKNEIPNIFVDIFSSIVELLIVIFIVIFQAPFAIFSVLPCIFYYYKIQQFFTSSYREIQRYSKTLETPIWSIFTETISGYQTIRAYGKTNQFLKHLQYIAQDFAKASLLQSRILRWLNLRLKFTSECFALSITLIAIYFMSQKVIGVGRAGFLMSLTIGLDVIMQWLTRSLSLIESKVVSIERIIEYKDLPSEHKIDKKLPGNLTKNWPNYGEIIIDNLSASYREDLPMILNHLSIKFHAGKKTGIIGKTGAGKSSIFQAFYRMLFVHSGKIIIDNIDIHEIPLEVSRSIFAIVPQEPHLFSGTLRYNLDRLNKFSDQEIWQALTEVQLAEYIKALPNQLNYKIQEKGENFSVGQRQLICMARAILSHAKVILMDEATASVDYKTETLIQHAIHNTFAQKTIIIIAHRLETLKTVDHVVLLGNGQLLEYGTPEIVLSKLRDSISMHLT; encoded by the coding sequence ATGAAAAGTAACAAAAAATTTCTTGCAACAGAAAACAGAAATGTTGGAAAAATTGGTTTTTCTTTATTTTATAAATATTTAAAATCGATGCAGGGTTATAAATTTTTTATTCCAATTATTTTTATACTCATTGTTTTTTCTAGCATTACAGATAGCGGTTTTAGATACATTGTTTCATTATGGATAGATAATTGTGCTAATTCAAATTGTTTAAATTACTTAGAGATTGAACATTCTTTATGGAATTACTTACATTATTCTTCAAACGAAAAAATTATATTTTTCTTTTTTTTATTTTGCTTAATAGCTATAATATTAAAAGCATTACACTGGATGATATTTATTGGATTTTTATCAAATGGAGCTAGAGTTTTGCATGATCAGATGGTAGAAAGTTTTTCAAACGTTCGAGTGACTTTTATAGATGAAAATCCAACAGGAAGGTTGATTCATCGATTTAGTGGCGATTACAATCAGGCTAAAAATGAAATTCCTAATATATTTGTAGATATCTTTAGTTCAATAGTAGAATTACTAATTGTAATTTTTATTGTGATATTTCAAGCACCTTTTGCTATTTTTAGCGTTTTACCTTGTATTTTTTATTATTATAAAATTCAACAATTTTTTACCTCTTCATATCGCGAAATACAAAGGTATAGTAAAACTCTAGAAACTCCGATATGGAGTATATTTACTGAAACAATTAGTGGATATCAAACAATCAGAGCCTACGGCAAAACCAATCAGTTTTTAAAACATTTGCAATATATTGCACAAGATTTTGCTAAAGCATCATTATTACAAAGTCGTATTTTAAGATGGTTAAATTTACGACTAAAATTTACTTCTGAATGCTTTGCTCTTTCGATTACCTTAATTGCAATTTATTTTATGTCTCAAAAAGTGATTGGAGTTGGTAGAGCAGGATTTTTGATGAGCTTAACAATTGGCTTAGACGTCATCATGCAATGGTTAACTCGAAGTTTATCATTAATTGAATCAAAAGTGGTGAGTATTGAAAGAATTATTGAGTATAAGGATTTACCTTCTGAACATAAAATTGATAAAAAGCTACCTGGTAATTTAACAAAAAATTGGCCTAATTATGGCGAAATCATCATAGATAATCTTTCTGCGTCTTACAGAGAAGATCTTCCAATGATTTTAAATCACTTATCTATAAAGTTTCATGCAGGAAAAAAAACAGGGATTATTGGTAAAACAGGTGCTGGAAAAAGCTCTATATTTCAAGCATTTTATAGAATGCTCTTTGTTCATAGTGGTAAAATTATAATTGATAATATTGATATCCATGAAATTCCCCTAGAAGTTTCTCGAAGTATTTTTGCGATTGTTCCCCAAGAACCTCATCTGTTTTCGGGAACTCTGAGATACAATCTCGATAGATTAAATAAATTTTCTGATCAAGAAATTTGGCAAGCCCTTACAGAAGTGCAACTCGCCGAATATATAAAAGCACTACCAAACCAACTCAATTACAAAATACAAGAAAAAGGAGAAAACTTTTCGGTGGGCCAGAGGCAATTGATTTGCATGGCAAGAGCAATCTTAAGTCATGCAAAAGTTATTTTAATGGATGAAGCAACGGCAAGTGTTGATTATAAAACAGAAACCTTGATTCAGCATGCCATTCACAATACCTTTGCCCAAAAAACCATTATTATCATCGCACATAGACTTGAGACATTAAAAACAGTGGACCACGTTGTCTTACTTGGCAATGGACAGCTCCTAGAATATGGTACACCAGAAATTGTTCTCTCAAAATTAAGAGACAGCATTTCAATGCATCTCACTTAA
- a CDS encoding ABC transporter ATP-binding protein, producing the protein MKSSKTTFWQKFTFSDVTPFLKSLRKRPAEKKDLNSISFINETLAQKDPYPEFQDSLHELRKSPIQFIIKSEKTLLFKMFTIHTSDVTLSLVSSILAIQILRSFESPSENFRLIDLFYHEANTNQTVVFTGMLAIFIFLMNLVASSLHAQKIEKEMMLSWRIPYKLIQYMYTHLLLICKSDRSKFQAGDITNLAQNDTKYIGNFLSHAFVDFPVLFTSCFLVMLIMLLILGKIAWIGLLIICLQIPLSIFFTWLGNKLHNEMMIRGDKRLHLISEWIKGMRLIRYFGWGNQFKHEIKNATLSEFKQDLKITVKYCVAFSLTHSWWMVVSSGIFAGIVYYNSDKSSSSIFAAIWLSSILGQQITPLPWFVNAWSQAISGSNRLKKFYKLRTQLEEFKPDKKNDQISNNQRDFLQEILINQNNYKIFVGFKLENVSHQFSPNEPMVINDINLDIHPGKTVAIVGPVACGKSLLIQIIMGDITPKFGKVFVILKVIDKNNKEYLFQENVHSEFGLEILRSIQAYVPQDAFIISSTIRENIPLIYHNNLSDFNNDKDIMNSLYAASFYDDLKNFTSGLDTEIGEHGVNLSGGQKQRVSLSRSVFAKSLVIFLDDPFSAVDVVTEKNLAHNLFKTEWGIKKTIIWSTHRLNYLKNSDFIVYMENGKIIEYDSYNSLFFNKKSRFNQYILGKNQDEK; encoded by the coding sequence TTGAAAAGCTCAAAAACTACATTTTGGCAAAAGTTCACCTTTTCTGATGTCACTCCTTTTTTAAAAAGTCTCAGGAAACGTCCTGCCGAAAAAAAAGACTTAAATTCAATAAGTTTTATTAACGAAACACTTGCGCAAAAAGACCCATACCCAGAATTTCAAGATTCTCTCCACGAATTAAGAAAATCTCCAATACAATTTATAATAAAATCAGAAAAAACGTTGCTTTTCAAAATGTTCACCATTCATACATCAGATGTTACACTATCATTAGTATCTTCTATATTAGCTATTCAAATTTTACGCAGTTTTGAAAGTCCTTCAGAAAATTTCCGTTTGATTGATTTATTCTATCACGAAGCAAATACGAATCAAACAGTTGTTTTCACTGGTATGCTTGCAATCTTTATTTTTTTGATGAACCTTGTTGCTTCGAGTTTGCATGCGCAGAAAATTGAAAAGGAAATGATGCTTTCTTGGAGAATTCCATATAAACTAATACAGTATATGTATACTCATCTTTTATTAATATGCAAAAGTGATCGCTCTAAATTTCAAGCTGGAGATATTACAAATTTAGCGCAAAATGACACAAAATATATAGGTAATTTTCTATCACATGCTTTTGTAGATTTTCCGGTTCTATTTACCTCTTGCTTTTTAGTTATGTTAATTATGTTACTTATTCTGGGAAAAATTGCTTGGATTGGTTTACTTATTATTTGTTTACAAATACCACTTTCAATTTTTTTTACATGGCTAGGAAACAAACTTCATAATGAGATGATGATTCGTGGCGATAAAAGACTACATTTAATTTCTGAATGGATAAAAGGAATGAGATTAATTCGATACTTTGGCTGGGGAAATCAATTTAAACATGAAATTAAAAATGCAACATTATCTGAATTTAAACAAGATTTAAAAATTACTGTAAAATATTGTGTAGCATTTTCTTTAACACATAGCTGGTGGATGGTTGTAAGCAGTGGTATATTTGCTGGTATTGTATATTATAATAGTGATAAAAGTTCTTCCTCAATTTTTGCTGCAATCTGGTTATCTAGTATATTAGGACAACAAATTACTCCCCTTCCTTGGTTTGTTAACGCATGGTCTCAAGCAATATCTGGATCTAATAGATTAAAAAAATTTTATAAATTAAGAACACAATTAGAAGAGTTTAAACCTGATAAAAAAAATGATCAAATTTCAAATAATCAAAGAGACTTTCTTCAAGAAATTTTAATTAACCAAAACAACTATAAAATTTTTGTAGGTTTTAAGTTAGAAAACGTATCACATCAATTTTCACCAAACGAACCAATGGTTATTAATGATATTAATTTAGATATTCATCCAGGAAAAACTGTTGCAATAGTAGGACCTGTTGCATGTGGAAAGTCTTTATTAATTCAAATTATTATGGGAGATATTACACCAAAATTTGGCAAAGTTTTTGTAATATTAAAGGTAATAGATAAAAATAATAAAGAGTATTTATTTCAAGAAAATGTCCATTCTGAATTTGGTTTAGAAATTTTAAGATCAATTCAAGCTTATGTACCACAAGATGCATTTATTATAAGTAGCACTATTCGTGAAAATATTCCATTAATTTACCATAATAATTTATCTGATTTCAATAATGATAAAGATATTATGAATTCATTGTATGCAGCGAGCTTTTATGATGATTTAAAAAATTTCACCTCTGGGCTAGATACCGAAATTGGCGAACATGGCGTAAATCTTTCTGGGGGTCAAAAACAAAGAGTCAGTTTATCTAGAAGCGTATTTGCAAAATCCTTAGTGATTTTTTTAGATGATCCTTTTAGTGCTGTTGATGTTGTTACAGAAAAAAATTTAGCTCATAACTTATTTAAAACAGAATGGGGCATCAAAAAAACAATAATTTGGAGTACCCATAGACTAAATTATTTAAAAAATTCAGATTTTATTGTTTATATGGAAAATGGAAAAATTATTGAATACGATAGCTATAATTCTTTATTTTTTAATAAAAAATCAAGATTTAATCAATATATTTTAGGTAAAAATCAAGATGAAAAGTAA